GTTGCCCGGTACGAGTTCTCTACGATCTTGCAGGTCTCGCTTTCAATCGAAAAGTTTGGGGGTCAGGTCTCGAAATTTAGCGTTTTTGCGGGGGGTGACCTCCGTCATCGATAATTTATTCAGCCTCTTTCGTTAACTGCCGGCCAATTCGTTCGAAAAGCGAGGCAGAATCCGGTAGGCGGGCCAGGATGAGATTGAGAAAAGCTTTTGCGTATTGCGGTGTTTCAAGCATCATGGGAAACCTCCTGTTGTCACCCCCACCCTGCCAACCTTGAAGGAGGGAATAGAGGATAATCGGGGAGAGTTTTATTCCAGTAAAAAGTCGATTACATATCGGTGAATGATGCCGTTTCTCTCGGGTGGGAAGAATCTGTCCATGGAGATGACCATCTTTTCATAATTGTCATTGATCTTCTCCAGGTTGCCGAATTCCCTTTCAACAGCCGCCTCGCTTCCCAGGCTGTAGCATACCTGTATGTATTTCTTTTCGTTTTGTTTCTCGGCGATAAAGCCGATCTCCGTTTGATCGATGACACCAATTGCCACCTTATACCCCCGGGCCTGTAACTCCTTGAAAACGATGTTCTCCAGAAGTCCGTTGATATCCCTCTCCCTGTACCCGATCAATCCATGACGAAGCCCGATATCGTTCAGGAAAACCTTGTCAAAAAACTCCAGGAGTTTCTTTCCTTTAATGTCATACCTCGGCGCCTTGTCGATAAGCAGACTCGCCTCGATATAGCTGATATAGTTCAAAATCGTATCTGTATCGATTCTAAAGTTTTCCATGCTTTCGTTTATAGACGAAACAAATTTACGTTTCCATGAATCTTTCGACTATACATCTATATAAAGTTTGGGGGTCAGGTCTTGAATTTTAGCGTTTCTACAGCTCCGCCCTCTGGATTACAGGAGCGCTCCAGGAAGAGGGAAAAAAGATGGGGCAAACACCCTACCGGGCGGAGGAAAACCCGTCTGAATTCTACGAGATAACCATGGCCGCGGGGGTGGGAACTCAGAGTCGTGCAAAGATCTCTTTTCCGGAAGCTGAAAGCAACGAATTGTTCCGGCCATGCAATATATCAAGATGAAGCTCCCGCAGAGAAACGGCGAAGGCTTTTATATCGAACGTCTCCACCCATTTTATGCCATCCAGCAGCTCAACGGGAAATTCTTCAATAATTCTTGATATCTCAATGGGATCGACCCAGAGGTCCTTCTGCCGGGCCTCGCTGAAAACCTCGGGCCAGGAAAAGGTAAAGCGTCCGGCAATGAAGAGAATGTCGGCGATGTCCTTCGGCTCTCCGCGGGACAGTGCGCAGAGTTTGTTCGACAAAATGTTCCGCCAGTGATCCATCCGGGGATAAAATGCCGCTTCCTGAAGATCGCCGTAGTGAAACGCTATATCATTGACAAAATCGATCTTGAGCGGCGTCTCGTCGCGGCGGGCCAGCACACGCACAAAATCGTCCGCGGCGATCCCCGGCTCGAATGCGATTCCGCCGCGACGCAGAGCTTCCAGCGCCTCCGTGACCTGCCGGCGGAAATCGTCCGCCCGGTTTACGAATAGATCGAGGTCGTCCGAATAGCGGTGTTGAAGGTAATGCCGACTGAGCGCCGTGCCGCCGGTGAGATAAAACGCCGCGGATGTCTGGCCAATCAGCGCCAGTACCATGTCCATGAACGGGTAGAGCTTATCCGAATAATACGTTTCGCGCATAAAGATAACGTTCCTTGAGGCTCGCGGGATACAGAAGCTCCAGAACGGCATCGCTCAGGGCCTCCTGGAGATGTTCCGGGGGAATCAGCGCCAGCAGCGTGTACCAGTCATAGGTCATCAGCAGCCGGCGGTAGAGATGAATCCGGTCAATGCCGGCTGCATGATCTATATCTCCCGCAAGCAGCCGGCGGATTTGTTCCGCGGAGACATCCACGTCCCAATAAGCAGCCTTTAATTTAGAGCTCAACTCTTGCATGAAATAATTAGCGAACTAAAGTTCGAAAGCTGCGAGAAACAGAGGGACGCTGTTAACTTATTAACTTCATGACAATATGAACGCTTTGTCTTCGGCAATCTGCTTGGGATGGAAACTGCAGCTCTTCTGATCTGACTTTTAAGGCCGAAATTTTTGGATTCCGGGAAGCATGATGAATTTTCGTATATCATCTTTACAAGCGCCATTGCTTCCTGCCAAACTTTTAGATCGTGATGTGCACGTTTCATAAGCGTTAGGAGTCCGGAATTAGGGATGAAGTGTGACGTTTCACGTTGGCTGGGGATTTAGATCGCCCACAAACTGACATTTTCGATATATATGAAATCTTTCTTATTTCCAGTGTAAAGCTTGAGACCATGGTTTATTGAAGTTGCGGCAATTAAGGCATCTGGTATCTGTAGCCCGTGGCTTTTTGCGTATCGTTCAATGAGTTCTGATGCCGCAACGGAGATTGCTTCGTCTATTTGAAGTATTCGAATTGACGACAGATGACGTTTGATCTTCTTTAGTTCGGCTTTGTGCAACGCACCATAATAAAGCTCCATTACGGTGACAACGCTGACGGCTATCCGCTCCAGACCGATTTTCTCTATCGTTCGAATGACAACTGGATTATTTTTCAGAGCTTCAATGATGATATTCGTGTCACATAGAATCATAGGGGCATTACCGCCATGCTTTTTGCCTGATATCCGCAAGTGAGACATCGCGATTTTTCCATATACCAAACAACTTCCTCAAATCGCCATGTCTGGATAGTCCCGAAGCGCCTTTTTCTTCTCTGTCAACTTCAATGAAATTAATTTCATTCAATACGCTCATCAGCGCATTTAATTTTGCGTCATCTTTTACGTGAATCACTATCCTTTGCATGGCCGCCTCCGTTAAGTTCTGGTTCCTATTATAGACAAAGAGGGAGGGACAGAGGGACGCTGTTAACTTATTAACTTCAGATCAATATGAACGCATGATCTTCTGTAATCTGCTTGCCGCGGACAACGGATTTACTGATGGCAGGAAGGGATACCCCCAGCCTCCGGCTTAAACTGGACATGGAAACACCCAGTTCTCGAACCGCCCAATAGCATAAAAGACTCCGGGCATTCACGATGTGCTGCTGTTTGCCGGCCGCCCAGACATCATCAACCGGAACCCCCATTAATTTGGATACGCGGGTGGCGATTTTATCCACATCCATTCCTTTGGACTTCAGCTTTTGACGCTTTGTCAGGCTCTCTTTGGATTTGTCCAAAACCGCGCTTACAAAATCACTATCGCCCAGTATCCGTTCATCACTGCGCTGGTATTGCCCTTCCTCTCTCTTGTGCTTCAAACCTTCCCATCCGCCTGCGCTCCGGATCAAACCACCGCCGATGAGGTCATTTCTTCGCCCCTGCTCGATCCCCTGTTCCACAAACTGCTGATACGTCCGGCGGGCTAAAGCCGGGTTGCTGCCAAATAGTTTGAGGATTTCGTCTGTTTCCTGCCAGGATTTTCTCAATCCGCCCATCAGGGCGCCGTGACCTGAATAGGGATAGACGTCCAATGCTTGAATGCTCTTAACCAATCCAGCCCGCAGCGGATTAAGATGAATATAGCGCACGAGTTCCAGAAGGTAGGAATCTTCCTGGCAGAGAATGGATTTATAACGGTTCTGAAACAGGTGTCCGTAGCGGCGTCGGCTGCGGTTAAACCAGACAGCGTATCCCGTCAACAGGCGTCTCATAACGGTCGAGACGGGAACGTTCCCGGTACGCAAAAGCAGATGAAAGTGATTGGGCATCAGGGACCAGGCAAAGCAAGTGGTTCCTGTATCCAGAAGAATCTCACCCATCCGGTGAAGAAAGTGATCCCGATCGGCATCCCCGTCGAATATCTTCCTGCGTTCAATCCCGCGAACCATAATATGGTGTACGGCGCCAACGGCATCTATGCGTGATCCTCTAGGCATGGACTCCCGTAACCTTATTTCCAGCCCCCCGTCAAGGAATAAGTTAATAAGTTAACAGCGTCCCTTTATGTTTTTGTCGCCCACGTCCTCGCGGTAGGAGGCGCCGAGGATGGCGAGACCTGACCCCATCTTATTTTTTAATTTCCTCGTACAAATTAGCCGCCGATTTCCCCGCAAAAAGTTCATCTTTTACTTTCAGGTAATCCATTTTCTGCGCCATGTTCTCCCTGATGAAAATGGCCGCTTTGGTAATGCCCATACGTTTAATGAGTGTCTGAACCGCTTCGCTTCTGACCTCTTCGCTGGACGGAACCATTAATTTTTTAGCTGTCAGCATTGTCCGCCTCCTGTTTTAACATGGTCATGGTTAATTCCACCGGATTTACCACTGCAACCGTTCCAGTGTACTTTCGTATAATTCTATCATCACACGTGACAAAATAGTCAGCCTTTAGTCTTTCTGCGCAGGCCAAATGCAGAGCATCAAGACCCTTAATTCCCAAGGCTTCTATCTCTTGGGCCCTTTTTGCCAATCTATCATTTAACGCCTGGATCACGCGGGCTTTATGCAAGACCGAAGTAACGAATAGTTGCCGTTCTGCATAAGGGCTTCGTGAATTTTCGTATATCAACACCTCTGATGAAACAATCGAAATAATACGCTTATCTATCAGACCAAATACTAAAAGCATAGCTGACGCTTCCAGAAAAATCCGGGGTTGCGATTGATCGTCAAAAATTCTATTCAAAGCGCTTGTATCAAGATAAACATTCATACCTTCACTTTTCACTTTTTAACCTCCTTTTGTAATTCTCGGGGGTCTTGCATTTTAGCGTTTTGCGTGTACCACGTCCTTGATGCGTTTGACGTGGCCGCGGCCGGGGGAAATAGGGGGACATGAGGATAAATGGGGGTCTTGCGCCTACTCAAAATCCACCTTTTTGAGGCCAGATTGCCTCAGAATTGACATAAATATAATTGCCCCCGGCTTTTTTGCCATTTTGGTCAGCC
The Syntrophobacterales bacterium DNA segment above includes these coding regions:
- a CDS encoding four helix bundle protein codes for the protein MKRAHHDLKVWQEAMALVKMIYENSSCFPESKNFGLKSQIRRAAVSIPSRLPKTKRSYCHEVNKLTASLCFSQLSNFSSLIISCKS
- a CDS encoding PIN domain-containing protein, coding for MKSEGMNVYLDTSALNRIFDDQSQPRIFLEASAMLLVFGLIDKRIISIVSSEVLIYENSRSPYAERQLFVTSVLHKARVIQALNDRLAKRAQEIEALGIKGLDALHLACAERLKADYFVTCDDRIIRKYTGTVAVVNPVELTMTMLKQEADNADS
- a CDS encoding nucleotidyl transferase AbiEii/AbiGii toxin family protein; this translates as MRETYYSDKLYPFMDMVLALIGQTSAAFYLTGGTALSRHYLQHRYSDDLDLFVNRADDFRRQVTEALEALRRGGIAFEPGIAADDFVRVLARRDETPLKIDFVNDIAFHYGDLQEAAFYPRMDHWRNILSNKLCALSRGEPKDIADILFIAGRFTFSWPEVFSEARQKDLWVDPIEISRIIEEFPVELLDGIKWVETFDIKAFAVSLRELHLDILHGRNNSLLSASGKEIFARL
- a CDS encoding type II toxin-antitoxin system VapC family toxin, encoding MSHLRISGKKHGGNAPMILCDTNIIIEALKNNPVVIRTIEKIGLERIAVSVVTVMELYYGALHKAELKKIKRHLSSIRILQIDEAISVAASELIERYAKSHGLQIPDALIAATSINHGLKLYTGNKKDFIYIENVSLWAI
- a CDS encoding transposase, which gives rise to MPRGSRIDAVGAVHHIMVRGIERRKIFDGDADRDHFLHRMGEILLDTGTTCFAWSLMPNHFHLLLRTGNVPVSTVMRRLLTGYAVWFNRSRRRYGHLFQNRYKSILCQEDSYLLELVRYIHLNPLRAGLVKSIQALDVYPYSGHGALMGGLRKSWQETDEILKLFGSNPALARRTYQQFVEQGIEQGRRNDLIGGGLIRSAGGWEGLKHKREEGQYQRSDERILGDSDFVSAVLDKSKESLTKRQKLKSKGMDVDKIATRVSKLMGVPVDDVWAAGKQQHIVNARSLLCYWAVRELGVSMSSLSRRLGVSLPAISKSVVRGKQITEDHAFILI